The Methanocella arvoryzae MRE50 genome includes a region encoding these proteins:
- a CDS encoding ATP-binding protein: MDSSVDNSTCVVDRDGMIVWASPSFIELFSHRASPVGMMFNQLFSGLVDVCRHGEVLEDRDRLGRRRFFSVECQRMTGPGGERVSEIIVLRNVTLMRTLYDISRLTTQTKSPKDLLEKVLWIVKETYGYTGLAGYVARGQEIELLASKGWTEKLKSMISIGPIAPDAPSMAGRCAYHREQMVTTIEQYGLMTTVKDAIERIGAEFVVATPMIDHDGLVGVLTVLHGRALTPSELDTLQTICNHIAIALNVRVSEENLTSQADQARLFVELLAHEIAAYNRIIQAWQEQGAGEKLPEDVLWAIHGSDEALNTVRTISDANGALVRSIPVEESVKRAIEDSTILAKPYGRKLTVTIKALPQDVKVDPLFHYAMRNIIVNSARHSTGKSVDVDIKGTKDRMGTCKIEVSDNGPGIPDELKSGVFRREDGQTGIGLYIVKKIVSRYGGRVWIEDRVPGNPGRGARVVITLPQAQD, translated from the coding sequence ATGGACTCCAGCGTTGACAACAGCACGTGTGTAGTGGATAGGGATGGCATGATCGTGTGGGCGAGCCCCTCGTTCATAGAGCTTTTTTCGCACCGTGCTTCGCCTGTAGGTATGATGTTCAACCAGCTTTTCTCTGGCCTGGTCGACGTGTGCAGGCATGGTGAAGTGCTGGAAGACCGGGACAGGCTGGGCAGGCGCCGCTTCTTCTCCGTTGAGTGCCAGCGTATGACGGGCCCGGGAGGAGAGCGGGTGAGCGAGATTATCGTGCTCCGAAATGTGACGCTGATGCGGACGCTGTATGACATTTCCCGCCTCACCACCCAGACGAAGTCACCTAAAGATCTGCTGGAGAAAGTGCTGTGGATCGTCAAGGAGACCTACGGCTACACAGGCCTGGCAGGGTACGTCGCCCGGGGCCAGGAGATCGAGCTGCTGGCCAGCAAAGGCTGGACTGAGAAGCTGAAGTCTATGATCAGCATCGGACCGATAGCGCCGGATGCCCCCTCGATGGCCGGGCGATGTGCATATCACCGGGAGCAGATGGTCACCACCATAGAGCAGTACGGGCTGATGACGACAGTGAAGGATGCCATCGAGCGCATCGGTGCCGAGTTCGTGGTAGCCACACCGATGATCGATCACGACGGGCTGGTAGGTGTGCTGACAGTCCTGCATGGAAGGGCGCTCACCCCTTCGGAGCTGGATACGCTGCAGACGATCTGCAACCACATAGCTATCGCGCTCAACGTCCGGGTGTCGGAGGAAAACCTGACATCCCAGGCGGATCAGGCCCGGCTCTTCGTGGAGCTGCTCGCCCACGAGATTGCTGCCTACAACAGGATCATTCAGGCGTGGCAGGAGCAGGGCGCCGGAGAAAAGCTTCCGGAGGACGTGCTCTGGGCAATCCACGGCAGCGATGAGGCGCTTAACACGGTCAGGACGATCAGCGATGCCAACGGCGCCCTGGTCAGATCGATCCCGGTGGAAGAATCGGTGAAGCGGGCCATAGAGGATTCGACAATCCTGGCGAAGCCATACGGCCGCAAGCTGACCGTCACCATAAAAGCGCTGCCGCAGGACGTCAAAGTCGACCCGCTGTTCCACTATGCTATGCGCAACATCATCGTCAACAGCGCCAGGCACTCGACGGGCAAATCAGTGGACGTCGACATCAAGGGCACAAAAGACCGGATGGGCACCTGCAAGATCGAAGTGTCGGACAACGGCCCGGGCATACCCGACGAGCTGAAGTCGGGCGTCTTCCGGCGAGAAGACGGCCAGACTGGCATAGGCCTCTATATTGTGAAGAAGATCGTCAGCCGCTACGGCGGCAGAGTCTGGATCGAGGACAGGGTGCCCGGGAACCCCGGCAGAGGCGCCAGGGTCGTCATCACGCTGCCCCAGGCGCAGGATTAA
- a CDS encoding histidine kinase dimerization/phosphoacceptor domain -containing protein: MGFKKPDESPYLMVGIELIIAIAVSLFFLSIAMNNFQALPAQAGMLILMLLCLPLLLIIYWTAGDAKLKPVVLGLIAFFALQTVSGVFWYVLPQVEAASFIYAIPAVVDVAMLLMPLAYLPLLYVLAVAVLTIRYSPSPMLYIILGSSLGAIASVSACLALYIYSNPGSLFSVLIFGYAMIGDLLVTGMCALLLIANFRRVVRYLYGIILVSFFLSFVGDMLGALTGLGIADVTNYSQITYSIMMAFVTLALLLYSMGSVNRVLVDRLNRELYDTRRLVDDLLRHTPDAMCVADVDGKVVRANDQFCRLLGTNQDGIVGSFNIFNDCDRLGSGLCGPAKQLKGGVSTTVHRASAGLEGRLFRVKMFPTYSATGQVSSYMLTFEDVTELEQAVDDLRRAHDELEMRVVQRTAELAETNNALSGEIEERKLAEEMLRTSLAEKDVLLKEVHHRVKNNLQIVTSLLNLQVSDLKDPHDVSIFRESQNRIRSIALVHESIYQSDDLSRVDFGRYAESLTWQLYQTFHGQLNQQVRLTVDAPGVRLDVNKAIPCGLIINELLTGLFSRHAASGQAGEICLTVRESGQGKLALTIRDEQNVGTVTGNPGSITADIVEVLVEQLEGTLSVDQADGITYTIVFDI, translated from the coding sequence ATGGGATTTAAAAAACCGGACGAATCGCCCTACCTGATGGTGGGGATCGAGCTCATTATCGCCATAGCTGTTTCCCTGTTTTTCCTGTCCATTGCCATGAACAACTTCCAGGCGCTGCCGGCGCAGGCCGGAATGCTCATCCTGATGCTCCTATGCCTCCCTCTCTTACTCATCATCTACTGGACTGCCGGTGACGCAAAGCTAAAGCCAGTGGTGCTGGGGCTGATAGCGTTCTTCGCTCTCCAGACCGTGTCCGGGGTCTTCTGGTACGTCCTCCCGCAGGTCGAGGCGGCTTCATTTATTTACGCCATTCCGGCTGTGGTAGACGTCGCGATGCTTCTGATGCCGCTGGCGTACCTTCCTCTGTTATACGTGCTGGCCGTCGCCGTGCTCACCATCAGATACTCCCCGTCACCCATGCTTTACATTATCCTGGGATCGTCACTGGGGGCCATCGCGAGCGTATCTGCCTGCCTCGCCCTTTACATTTACAGTAATCCCGGATCGCTGTTCAGCGTGCTGATCTTCGGCTATGCTATGATCGGCGATCTCCTGGTAACGGGCATGTGTGCCCTCCTCCTCATAGCCAACTTCCGCCGTGTCGTCCGGTACCTGTACGGGATCATTCTGGTCTCGTTCTTCCTCAGCTTCGTGGGGGATATGCTTGGCGCACTCACCGGCCTGGGCATCGCCGACGTGACGAACTACTCTCAGATCACCTATTCGATCATGATGGCCTTCGTGACTCTTGCCCTGCTGCTGTACTCCATGGGCAGCGTCAACCGTGTTCTGGTAGACCGGCTGAACAGGGAGCTGTACGATACGAGGCGCCTGGTAGACGACCTGCTGCGGCACACGCCCGATGCCATGTGCGTGGCAGATGTGGATGGCAAAGTCGTCCGGGCTAACGATCAGTTTTGCCGGCTGCTGGGCACGAATCAGGACGGGATCGTGGGGTCTTTTAACATTTTCAACGACTGCGACCGGCTCGGCTCCGGCCTGTGCGGGCCGGCGAAGCAGCTAAAGGGGGGCGTCTCTACGACGGTCCACCGGGCGAGCGCAGGCCTCGAAGGCCGGCTTTTCCGGGTGAAGATGTTTCCCACCTACTCCGCGACTGGCCAGGTCTCCAGCTACATGCTGACCTTCGAGGACGTCACTGAACTTGAACAGGCGGTTGATGATCTGAGGCGGGCGCACGATGAACTGGAAATGAGGGTGGTGCAGCGTACGGCCGAACTGGCAGAGACTAACAACGCGCTGTCCGGGGAGATCGAAGAACGGAAGCTGGCGGAGGAAATGCTCCGCACCTCTCTGGCCGAAAAGGATGTCCTGCTGAAAGAGGTCCACCACCGGGTAAAGAATAACCTCCAGATCGTGACCAGCCTGCTCAACCTGCAGGTCTCGGACCTCAAAGACCCGCACGACGTCAGCATCTTCCGGGAGAGCCAGAACCGGATCAGGTCCATAGCACTGGTACACGAATCCATCTACCAGTCCGACGACCTCTCCCGTGTCGATTTCGGCAGGTATGCCGAGTCGCTGACCTGGCAGCTGTACCAGACTTTTCATGGCCAGCTTAACCAGCAGGTCCGGCTCACCGTCGACGCCCCCGGAGTCAGGCTCGACGTCAACAAGGCCATCCCCTGCGGTCTGATCATCAACGAGCTGCTGACCGGGCTTTTCAGCCGACACGCAGCCTCCGGGCAGGCTGGAGAAATATGCCTGACAGTCCGTGAGTCGGGGCAGGGAAAACTGGCTCTGACTATAAGAGACGAGCAAAATGTCGGCACTGTGACCGGGAATCCCGGGAGCATCACCGCCGACATCGTCGAGGTACTGGTAGAGCAGCTGGAAGGGACCCTCTCAGTCGATCAGGCTGACGGTATAACTTATACTATAGTATTCGACATCTGA
- a CDS encoding NCS2 family permease has protein sequence MYQQKTPKDSGKPGSIVSIVDNYFQISERKSTIKTELLAGLTTFMTMAYIIILNPIILSAAGMDFTMVFVGTCVAAAVATLLMGFVAKYPFALASGMGLNSVLTYGVVIGLGLSWQTAMLMIVIEGALITLLVLTNLREMVMDAIPKSLKLAIGAAIGLFIAYIGFMDAKIMVGNSATLIAFGSLYDPMVIMAFVTLLIIIALMAFKVKGSILYGIILSTILGLVLCVAGNAMGIAFNMYNIEGVPNTIQALPAGMSNIPAGLTGQIFAIPTLESFGMFFGAFSPIAFQGLSIAIIPIIFAFLMVDFFDTMGTVVAVGEQGRMLDKKGKLPGLKNVLLVDSVAAMIGGAFGASSVTTYVESASGVAQGGRTGLTAVTVAILFLAALFFVPLAYFVPMAAAAPALIIVGYLMITSIKDIAWDKIEDALPAFLTIVGMVFTFSISKGIGFGFISYCLIKVMSGKWKDVHPLMWIVSVIFLLYFIFVSNVI, from the coding sequence GTGTATCAGCAGAAAACCCCTAAAGACTCCGGTAAACCCGGGTCTATTGTTTCTATTGTTGACAACTATTTCCAGATATCGGAACGAAAATCAACTATTAAGACAGAACTGCTGGCCGGTTTGACGACGTTCATGACGATGGCCTACATCATCATCCTGAACCCCATCATACTGTCCGCCGCAGGAATGGATTTCACGATGGTCTTCGTAGGCACCTGTGTAGCCGCTGCCGTAGCGACGCTACTCATGGGCTTCGTCGCCAAGTACCCGTTCGCGCTGGCATCGGGCATGGGGCTTAACTCCGTGCTCACGTACGGCGTAGTCATCGGGTTAGGCCTGTCGTGGCAGACCGCCATGCTCATGATCGTCATCGAAGGCGCGCTGATCACGCTGCTCGTGCTGACGAACCTGAGAGAGATGGTCATGGACGCCATCCCGAAGTCGCTCAAGCTTGCCATCGGCGCCGCAATCGGCCTGTTCATCGCGTACATCGGTTTCATGGACGCGAAGATTATGGTCGGGAACTCGGCCACTCTGATCGCGTTCGGCAGTCTTTACGACCCGATGGTCATAATGGCATTTGTAACACTTCTCATCATTATCGCTCTGATGGCTTTCAAGGTCAAGGGCAGCATTCTTTATGGTATCATCCTGTCCACGATCCTCGGGCTCGTCCTTTGCGTAGCCGGAAACGCCATGGGCATCGCCTTTAACATGTACAACATAGAGGGCGTCCCGAACACGATCCAGGCGCTGCCCGCCGGGATGAGTAACATTCCTGCTGGGCTGACCGGCCAGATCTTCGCCATTCCGACCCTGGAGTCTTTCGGCATGTTCTTCGGAGCGTTCTCCCCGATCGCATTCCAGGGACTGTCCATCGCCATCATCCCCATAATCTTCGCGTTCCTGATGGTCGACTTCTTCGACACTATGGGCACCGTAGTCGCGGTAGGCGAGCAGGGCAGGATGCTGGACAAGAAGGGCAAGCTCCCCGGCCTGAAGAACGTCCTGCTGGTCGACTCCGTCGCAGCCATGATCGGTGGTGCCTTCGGTGCCAGCTCAGTCACGACCTACGTCGAAAGCGCCTCGGGCGTCGCCCAGGGCGGCAGGACCGGCCTGACTGCAGTCACCGTCGCAATATTGTTCCTCGCAGCGCTGTTCTTCGTGCCCCTGGCATACTTTGTGCCGATGGCAGCCGCAGCGCCTGCCCTGATCATCGTCGGTTACCTGATGATCACGTCGATCAAGGACATCGCATGGGACAAGATCGAGGATGCTCTGCCAGCTTTCCTCACCATCGTGGGCATGGTCTTTACCTTCAGCATCTCCAAGGGTATTGGCTTCGGCTTCATATCTTACTGCCTGATTAAGGTAATGTCCGGCAAGTGGAAGGATGTCCACCCCCTGATGTGGATTGTGTCAGTAATCTTCCTCCTGTACTTTATCTTCGTATCGAACGTGATCTAA
- a CDS encoding ATP-binding protein: protein MGGVEAGMHELDTWKLMLAAVGTTIVLNIIALLLPALYSNFFYGTIQVLWPILIVLILVRIYFRETDQHVRQFIWFFAAAMVVWSLTTLLWEVVFFQIQADPIVYYISGFGYLFAYFIMIYALLEIRHSRQWYLSKPINLLINIIGIIAIATTVTLVAAGIDWGDPRAFDMVTLLVYMVVDLIIILLCFKLLNMDIRDELKYLVSVICGFAAVNMIADVLFEIRWMLQISTVFSHKISVLTDIIYTVSLVFMAISLLFYLSDSRDRLLTTISRQISDARPYVQDIIENSPDAMFLCDVSGRLAIVNEPMTRLLNMDRAAIIGKLNFFEYLGRMDEGMISAIGRLKKGESYSVSKMMFCSSGKTEGTYVSMRLFPLLDGRKEISGYAGIIQDITEQLHNERELAESKRQVELYMDIMSHDINNINQIGRSHLEIAMMKLESEGRLGPESKQHIEKPLEAFTNSSRLISNIKMIKKVQAREVQYQPIDIGEVLEDIVKEHNGSIDRIININYTSTRGLTIKANYLLREVFSNLVGNAIKHSSPEKPLNIDIITETILRNDKKYYRILIEDNGPGIPDTSKCAIFNRVNTGRSQQKGRGLGLYIVSALVENYGGTIGVEDRVPGTHASGARFIVEFPADTGDTAV from the coding sequence ATGGGTGGAGTAGAGGCAGGTATGCATGAGCTTGATACATGGAAGCTTATGCTTGCAGCAGTAGGGACAACCATAGTGCTAAACATAATAGCTTTGCTATTACCTGCGCTCTATTCGAACTTTTTCTATGGTACGATACAGGTCCTGTGGCCGATTTTAATAGTACTCATACTGGTGAGGATATACTTCAGGGAGACCGACCAGCACGTCAGGCAATTTATCTGGTTTTTCGCGGCAGCCATGGTGGTCTGGTCGTTGACCACGCTGCTCTGGGAGGTAGTATTTTTTCAGATCCAGGCCGACCCCATCGTTTATTATATCAGCGGGTTCGGGTACCTTTTCGCTTACTTCATCATGATTTATGCCCTGCTGGAGATCAGGCACTCACGGCAGTGGTACCTGAGCAAGCCGATTAACTTACTCATCAATATCATAGGGATTATAGCGATTGCCACAACTGTGACACTCGTCGCGGCCGGCATCGACTGGGGCGACCCGAGAGCGTTTGACATGGTCACCCTGCTCGTCTACATGGTCGTCGATCTGATAATCATCCTGCTATGCTTCAAGCTCCTGAACATGGACATCAGGGATGAGCTGAAATACCTGGTAAGCGTCATATGCGGGTTTGCCGCCGTCAACATGATCGCAGACGTGCTGTTCGAGATCCGGTGGATGCTCCAGATCAGCACGGTCTTCTCACATAAAATATCCGTGTTGACGGACATCATCTACACTGTATCGCTGGTGTTTATGGCAATATCGCTATTGTTTTACCTGTCCGACAGCAGAGACAGGCTCCTGACCACGATCAGCAGACAGATCAGCGATGCCAGGCCTTATGTTCAGGACATCATCGAAAATTCCCCCGACGCGATGTTCCTGTGCGACGTGAGCGGGCGCCTTGCGATAGTAAACGAGCCGATGACCAGGCTCCTCAACATGGACAGGGCAGCCATCATCGGGAAGCTGAACTTCTTCGAGTACCTGGGCAGGATGGACGAGGGCATGATATCAGCCATAGGCAGGCTAAAGAAAGGCGAGAGCTACAGCGTGTCGAAGATGATGTTTTGCAGCAGTGGCAAGACAGAGGGAACATACGTTTCTATGAGACTGTTCCCGCTGCTGGATGGCCGAAAAGAGATCTCTGGATATGCAGGCATCATCCAGGACATCACCGAACAACTGCATAACGAGCGGGAGCTGGCCGAGTCGAAGAGACAGGTCGAGCTATATATGGACATCATGAGCCACGACATCAACAACATCAATCAGATCGGCAGGAGCCACCTTGAGATCGCCATGATGAAGCTCGAGAGCGAGGGAAGGCTGGGGCCGGAGAGCAAACAACATATCGAAAAGCCGCTCGAGGCGTTCACCAACAGCTCCAGGCTGATCAGCAACATCAAGATGATCAAGAAAGTTCAGGCCAGAGAAGTCCAGTACCAGCCGATCGACATAGGCGAGGTACTGGAGGATATCGTGAAAGAGCACAACGGGTCGATCGACAGGATTATCAACATCAACTACACCTCGACGAGAGGGCTCACCATCAAGGCAAACTACCTGCTGAGGGAGGTATTCTCGAACCTGGTAGGCAACGCCATAAAGCACTCCAGCCCGGAGAAGCCGCTGAACATAGACATCATCACAGAAACGATACTCAGGAACGATAAAAAGTACTATCGGATACTCATAGAGGATAACGGACCCGGGATACCCGACACCAGCAAGTGTGCAATCTTCAACCGCGTGAATACGGGGCGTTCACAACAGAAAGGCAGAGGCCTCGGACTATATATTGTGAGTGCGCTGGTGGAAAACTACGGAGGCACCATTGGTGTAGAAGACAGGGTACCGGGCACACACGCCAGCGGAGCAAGGTTTATCGTCGAGTTCCCGGCAGACACAGGTGATACGGCTGTATAA
- a CDS encoding YncE family protein, producing MDRASPAWSGTARLMLLMTGCAVLATILLTACADTACAGSSPPSPQLYVCNHQSRNISIIDTGSMTVAGSIEGISSPAGVAVSPDGTILYVVGSQSGTVSAIDVNAGRVISNVKVGQGADRTVISPDGSRLYVKCGSNVSVVDTGTMQIAGTITTDGKALRGMALSPDGSRLYVADLKGGSILVIDTVACSVTETVALASLPMSLTVSPDGSRIYAACVNNAARDEFSSSTCVCLSPVTLVQLFIGWITGSSQKDINGIYIIDSVNYSVIRTINTGGIPFGMALSEDGSRLYAACAEHYGSYVTVIDPSTGEMTDKTPVQIGLWTTYSLRDGVDALSDGSRFYVLPAAGSMLFSIEQASLTPGQPVQVGADSVGMCLSPDRKKIFVASRGGNTVTIVDTGNHTTDTLKLWWDPQYIALSPDGTRAYVTSENSGTVTVINTTDRATVAIIDVGETPREIEVSPDGKKAYVTHYRNDWQTDGMLTVIDTGTCTVIKKLTVGVNPGGMAFSPAGDRLYIVCQIPALMMLNPYGHEVESVDSGKSDSLYIIDTERDVVMDTSDVRYMPRDIAVSPDGSLLYVTCMNGSMTDKGNVRVLDARSYAQTGVIDVGPEPNGIVATPDGKYLYVVTPADYSLTVIDAAAGNVTAKISFGTYNKPYGITISPRGDRVYATVGDWPAGKVVAVDTATNVIVGSASVGSWPAGLALH from the coding sequence ATGGACAGAGCTTCGCCCGCGTGGTCCGGCACAGCAAGACTGATGTTATTAATGACCGGCTGTGCAGTTCTCGCCACCATCCTGTTAACAGCCTGCGCGGACACGGCTTGTGCCGGATCGAGCCCTCCGTCGCCTCAACTGTACGTGTGTAACCACCAGAGCCGGAACATCTCGATCATCGATACCGGTAGTATGACAGTGGCAGGTAGTATCGAGGGCATCTCGTCTCCGGCAGGTGTGGCAGTCAGCCCCGATGGCACCATCCTCTACGTAGTAGGCTCGCAAAGCGGCACCGTCTCAGCCATAGACGTCAATGCCGGACGGGTCATTAGCAATGTTAAGGTAGGCCAGGGTGCAGACCGGACGGTGATCAGCCCGGACGGAAGCAGGCTCTACGTGAAATGCGGCAGCAACGTCAGCGTTGTAGATACAGGTACCATGCAGATCGCCGGGACGATTACGACAGATGGAAAGGCACTCAGAGGCATGGCCCTCAGCCCCGACGGCTCCCGGCTATACGTGGCCGACCTCAAAGGCGGCAGCATCCTCGTGATCGATACTGTGGCCTGCAGTGTAACCGAAACAGTGGCGCTGGCCAGCCTTCCTATGAGCCTGACAGTCAGCCCCGACGGGAGCAGGATATATGCTGCGTGCGTGAACAATGCGGCCAGGGACGAGTTCAGCTCTTCGACCTGCGTCTGCCTGTCACCGGTGACCCTGGTACAGCTTTTCATAGGCTGGATCACAGGGAGCAGCCAGAAGGACATCAACGGGATATACATCATAGATTCTGTCAATTATTCCGTGATCAGGACGATCAATACAGGAGGTATCCCCTTCGGCATGGCGCTGAGCGAGGACGGTTCCCGGCTGTACGCTGCGTGCGCTGAGCACTACGGCAGTTACGTCACAGTCATCGACCCGTCTACAGGCGAAATGACGGATAAAACGCCAGTGCAGATTGGGCTCTGGACTACGTATTCCCTCAGAGACGGCGTCGACGCCCTCAGCGACGGCAGCCGGTTCTACGTCCTCCCGGCAGCTGGCAGCATGCTGTTCAGCATAGAACAGGCCAGCCTCACGCCCGGCCAGCCTGTACAGGTAGGGGCCGATTCAGTCGGCATGTGCCTGAGCCCGGACCGGAAAAAGATCTTCGTGGCCAGCCGTGGCGGCAATACCGTCACCATCGTCGATACGGGAAATCACACGACAGACACGCTGAAGCTGTGGTGGGACCCGCAGTACATTGCCTTGAGCCCGGACGGCACGAGAGCTTATGTAACGAGCGAAAACAGCGGCACGGTCACAGTCATCAATACTACTGACAGGGCAACGGTTGCCATCATCGACGTCGGCGAGACCCCGAGAGAGATAGAGGTCAGCCCCGACGGGAAGAAAGCATACGTCACCCACTACCGGAACGACTGGCAGACCGACGGCATGCTGACCGTGATCGACACGGGAACTTGTACCGTGATCAAAAAGCTGACCGTCGGCGTCAATCCCGGAGGAATGGCGTTCAGCCCGGCCGGAGATCGGCTCTACATCGTATGCCAGATCCCGGCGCTGATGATGCTTAACCCCTACGGCCACGAGGTAGAGAGCGTCGATTCAGGCAAGTCAGATTCACTTTACATAATCGACACCGAAAGAGACGTGGTAATGGATACCTCCGATGTCCGGTACATGCCCAGGGACATCGCCGTAAGCCCGGACGGCTCCCTGCTATACGTCACCTGCATGAACGGAAGCATGACAGATAAAGGCAACGTGAGAGTGCTGGACGCCAGAAGCTACGCTCAGACAGGAGTCATCGACGTGGGACCGGAGCCGAACGGTATCGTAGCTACTCCGGATGGTAAGTACCTGTACGTAGTCACTCCTGCCGATTACAGCCTGACGGTGATCGATGCTGCAGCAGGCAACGTGACGGCAAAAATCAGCTTCGGCACTTACAACAAGCCATATGGCATTACGATCAGCCCCCGGGGTGACAGAGTCTATGCCACTGTTGGCGACTGGCCTGCCGGGAAGGTCGTAGCCGTCGATACCGCGACTAACGTAATCGTCGGCTCGGCAAGCGTAGGAAGCTGGCCTGCCGGACTGGCTCTCCATTGA
- a CDS encoding YkgJ family cysteine cluster protein has product MLDTDAEIIRSLDESALMPAPYYEFCDQNGEFYVSGYAIRANRDGTCHFLEKGRCRIYEQRPGCGRNVNECIVDKDVTSSVYPM; this is encoded by the coding sequence CTGCTCGACACCGATGCCGAAATTATCAGGAGCCTCGATGAGAGCGCTTTGATGCCGGCGCCTTACTACGAGTTTTGCGACCAGAACGGAGAGTTCTATGTCTCCGGCTATGCCATACGGGCAAACCGGGACGGCACCTGCCACTTCCTGGAAAAGGGCCGGTGCAGGATCTACGAGCAGCGCCCTGGCTGTGGCCGGAACGTGAACGAGTGTATCGTCGACAAAGACGTCACCAGCTCCGTGTACCCGATGTAA
- a CDS encoding type 1 glutamine amidotransferase family protein: MITIKKIYLYVFDTMADWEPALLIAELRLGRYFKDRTLKYEVATVSLTLNPVTTMGGVKILPDMTLAELSAEDVALLILPGGNTWLEPFHAPVFPVVRELLERSIPVAAICGATIGLGANGLLDRHKHTSNDLGFLKACCPTYAGEAMYVNKPAVCDGPLITASGVAPLEFAYETLKKLDLFAPATLDAWYRLFSTHEPEHFYALMGSLPVTS; the protein is encoded by the coding sequence GTGATCACTATCAAGAAGATATACCTCTATGTTTTCGACACGATGGCCGACTGGGAGCCAGCCCTGCTCATCGCAGAGCTCCGCCTCGGGCGGTATTTCAAGGACAGGACGCTTAAGTACGAAGTAGCCACGGTAAGCTTAACTTTAAACCCCGTGACCACGATGGGCGGAGTGAAGATTCTCCCGGATATGACTCTGGCAGAACTGAGCGCTGAAGACGTGGCACTGCTCATCCTGCCCGGAGGAAACACCTGGCTGGAGCCGTTCCATGCACCAGTATTCCCAGTAGTAAGGGAGCTGCTGGAGAGAAGCATACCGGTAGCAGCAATTTGCGGAGCCACGATTGGCCTGGGCGCAAATGGGCTGCTGGACCGGCACAAGCATACCAGTAATGACCTCGGCTTCCTGAAGGCGTGCTGCCCTACCTACGCAGGTGAAGCTATGTATGTCAACAAGCCGGCAGTATGCGACGGCCCGCTCATCACCGCCTCAGGTGTTGCCCCGCTAGAATTTGCATACGAAACCCTGAAAAAGCTGGACCTGTTCGCCCCGGCGACCCTCGACGCATGGTACAGGCTTTTCAGTACACACGAGCCGGAGCACTTCTACGCGCTGATGGGGTCGCTGCCGGTGACGAGTTGA
- a CDS encoding YkgJ family cysteine cluster protein: MSQVTAFSFDDKIRELKEELRGLEEYPDEQFLQIIKDVGFECTLCGKCCTRNFNDHAFLLDDDAEIIRSLDESALVPAPYYEFCDQNGEFYVSGYAIRANRDGTCHFLEKGRCRIYERRPQICRIYPYMLHREEDDEGVFDWRQISGLNRHGSYHASIGDEECRQIAGEVREYENGFLKQELAFLEAIRGHFEKQGLKHSPMAYDRQMRLFERGGKVRVNVFYKGGFVPAATTKKDY, translated from the coding sequence GTGTCACAGGTTACAGCTTTTTCATTCGACGACAAAATCCGGGAGCTAAAAGAAGAGCTCAGGGGTCTCGAAGAGTACCCCGACGAGCAGTTCCTGCAGATCATCAAGGACGTAGGCTTCGAGTGCACCCTCTGCGGCAAGTGCTGCACCAGGAATTTTAATGATCATGCCTTCCTGCTCGACGACGATGCCGAAATTATCAGGAGCCTCGATGAGAGCGCCCTTGTGCCGGCGCCTTACTACGAGTTCTGCGACCAGAACGGGGAGTTCTACGTTTCCGGCTATGCCATACGGGCAAACCGGGACGGCACCTGCCACTTCCTGGAAAAGGGGCGGTGCAGGATCTACGAGCGGCGCCCGCAGATCTGCCGGATTTACCCGTACATGCTCCACCGGGAGGAGGACGACGAGGGAGTCTTCGACTGGAGGCAGATCAGCGGCCTGAACAGGCACGGCAGCTACCATGCCAGTATAGGGGACGAAGAGTGCCGGCAGATAGCGGGAGAAGTGAGGGAGTACGAAAACGGCTTCCTGAAACAGGAACTGGCGTTCCTTGAGGCGATCAGGGGGCACTTCGAGAAGCAGGGGCTCAAACACTCGCCCATGGCTTATGATCGGCAGATGCGCCTGTTCGAGAGAGGCGGCAAGGTCAGGGTAAACGTATTCTACAAGGGCGGGTTTGTGCCGGCCGCTACCACGAAGAAGGACTATTGA